A genomic region of Sphingobium sp. HWE2-09 contains the following coding sequences:
- a CDS encoding aspartate aminotransferase family protein codes for MSITPLMPVYPRCDVRPVRGEGCYLIGERGERYLDFASGIAVNLLGHGHPKLVKAIADQAATLMHVSNLYGMPLGERFARKLVDNTFADTVFFTNSGAEAVECAIKTARRFHYANGEAHRHKIISFDNAFHGRTLGTISATSQPKMRDGFEPLLPGFTVVPFNDLDAALAQIDDNTAGFLLEPVQGEGGVTPATKDFLTGLRKACDEHGLLLILDEVQCGYARTGSFFAHEQYGITPDIMAVAKGIGAGFPLGACLATEDAAKGMVFGTHGTTYGGNPLAMAVGLAVIEEVLADGFLDHVTAMGARLRSALEQLIPNHDDMFEDVRGMGLMLGVKMKEGYDARAFVGHLRDHHGLLTVSAGQNVLRILPPLVIEESHIAEAIEKISAGARSFAEAEAA; via the coding sequence ATGTCGATTACGCCGCTCATGCCCGTTTACCCCCGGTGCGATGTCCGTCCGGTGCGAGGCGAGGGCTGCTATCTGATCGGCGAGCGCGGCGAGCGTTATCTCGACTTCGCCAGCGGCATCGCGGTCAATCTGCTGGGCCACGGCCATCCCAAGCTGGTCAAGGCGATCGCGGATCAGGCCGCGACGCTGATGCATGTGTCGAACCTCTACGGCATGCCGCTGGGCGAACGGTTCGCGCGGAAGCTGGTGGACAATACATTCGCCGACACCGTCTTCTTCACCAATTCGGGCGCGGAAGCGGTCGAATGTGCGATCAAGACCGCGCGGCGTTTCCATTATGCCAATGGCGAAGCGCACCGGCACAAGATCATCAGCTTCGACAACGCCTTTCACGGTCGGACGCTGGGGACGATCTCGGCCACCAGCCAGCCCAAGATGCGCGACGGGTTCGAACCGCTGTTGCCCGGCTTTACCGTGGTGCCGTTCAACGATCTCGACGCCGCACTGGCGCAGATCGACGATAATACTGCCGGTTTCCTGCTAGAGCCGGTGCAGGGCGAAGGCGGCGTCACCCCGGCGACCAAGGACTTCCTGACCGGCCTGCGCAAGGCGTGCGACGAGCATGGCCTGCTGCTGATCCTGGATGAAGTCCAGTGCGGCTATGCCCGTACCGGCAGCTTCTTCGCGCACGAACAGTACGGCATCACGCCGGACATCATGGCGGTGGCGAAAGGCATCGGCGCAGGCTTCCCGCTCGGCGCATGCCTGGCGACGGAGGACGCGGCCAAGGGCATGGTGTTCGGCACCCATGGCACCACCTATGGCGGCAACCCGCTCGCCATGGCGGTGGGTCTTGCGGTGATCGAGGAAGTGCTGGCCGACGGGTTCCTGGACCATGTGACGGCGATGGGCGCGCGCCTGCGGTCCGCGCTGGAACAGCTCATCCCCAATCATGACGACATGTTCGAGGATGTGCGCGGCATGGGCCTGATGCTCGGCGTCAAGATGAAGGAGGGCTATGACGCCCGCGCCTTCGTCGGCCATCTGCGCGACCATCACGGCCTGCTGACCGTGTCGGCCGGGCAGAATGTGCTGCGCATCCTGCCGCCCCTCGTCATCGAGGAAAGCCATATCGCCGAAGCCATTGAGAAGATCTCCGCCGGCGCGCGGAGCTTCGCGGAAGCTGAGGCGGCCTGA
- a CDS encoding flagellar export chaperone FliS, whose amino-acid sequence MFYNQGYAGASAARRYAAVHSGSRTEGATPHALVKILFDELLLALEASALAERQGDRVKVSDKQARAMSILFALESSLDFDKGGDISIGLAQIYREARRLLLVGAKDRTAEPVDQAHAMIAEIADAWTQIGG is encoded by the coding sequence ATGTTTTATAATCAGGGTTATGCAGGCGCCAGCGCAGCGCGCCGTTACGCCGCCGTCCATTCGGGCAGCCGCACCGAAGGCGCCACGCCGCACGCGCTGGTCAAGATTTTGTTCGACGAACTGCTGCTGGCGCTCGAAGCGTCGGCGCTGGCCGAACGCCAGGGCGACCGGGTCAAGGTGTCGGACAAGCAGGCGCGCGCGATGTCGATCCTCTTCGCGCTCGAATCGAGCCTGGACTTCGACAAGGGCGGCGACATTTCGATCGGCCTCGCGCAAATCTATCGCGAAGCACGCCGGTTGCTGCTGGTCGGTGCCAAGGACCGCACGGCCGAACCGGTCGATCAGGCCCATGCCATGATCGCGGAAATCGCCGACGCCTGGACCCAGATCGGCGGCTAA
- the fliD gene encoding flagellar filament capping protein FliD translates to MSSVGSSILTALNAGSGIDTSALVSSLVSATRQPKQTAITDRQTLNNSRISALASATSSLNTFADALTEVLSGASYTGTASSNDPSVASVTLLSGGSPSGLPAQLTVEKLATARVYSSGSSTNTSIGAGTLNIVGKDGNRTPITLDSSTSTISDLAKAINASGAGVTAQVVTDATGSRLVLKGATGQANDFTLEGAAEGDPVAWGGLNFAGSPAAQNAEITLDGVAYSYASNTIDDAIPYLRIDLNKASPGATVNLSMSQPTAGLSDLLKEFVDAYNTLMKGLNTATATGADSSSAGVLNGVSSVRDMKRQLSGITSTQLASTGTFRTLADIGVSTNRDGTLSLDTARLAAAMESDPEGVTNMVNPKVSTTGNPGLSTLMDTVRDNIVKDDGPLKTAQARYDSEAKNFTQQLEDLDERMTNYQAHLTTIYAAMETRLSALKATQSYLEQQVEVWNNSNK, encoded by the coding sequence ATGAGTTCGGTAGGCAGCAGCATTTTGACGGCGCTCAACGCGGGGTCGGGTATCGACACCTCGGCGTTGGTGTCCAGTCTGGTGAGCGCGACCCGCCAGCCGAAGCAGACGGCGATCACGGATCGTCAGACGCTCAACAACTCGCGTATTTCCGCGCTCGCTTCGGCCACAAGCTCGCTCAACACCTTTGCCGATGCACTGACCGAAGTCTTGTCCGGCGCATCCTATACCGGTACGGCCTCGTCCAACGATCCCAGCGTCGCATCGGTCACGTTGCTGAGCGGCGGCAGCCCCAGCGGCCTGCCAGCCCAGCTGACGGTCGAAAAACTGGCGACCGCCCGTGTCTATTCCTCCGGCTCGTCCACCAACACCAGCATCGGCGCTGGCACTCTCAATATCGTCGGCAAGGACGGCAACCGGACGCCCATCACGCTGGATTCCAGCACCAGCACGATTTCCGATCTGGCAAAGGCGATCAACGCGTCCGGGGCAGGAGTCACGGCTCAGGTCGTGACCGATGCGACCGGTTCGCGCCTCGTGCTCAAAGGGGCGACGGGCCAAGCCAATGATTTCACGCTGGAGGGCGCGGCAGAAGGCGACCCGGTGGCATGGGGCGGCTTGAACTTTGCCGGCTCGCCCGCCGCGCAAAATGCCGAAATCACGCTCGACGGCGTGGCCTATTCCTATGCCAGCAACACGATCGACGATGCGATCCCCTATCTGCGGATCGACCTGAACAAGGCGTCGCCCGGGGCTACCGTCAACCTGTCGATGAGCCAGCCGACCGCAGGCCTGTCGGACCTGCTCAAGGAATTTGTCGACGCCTACAACACGTTGATGAAGGGGCTGAACACCGCCACGGCGACGGGCGCGGATTCGTCCAGTGCCGGTGTCCTGAACGGCGTGTCCAGCGTGCGCGACATGAAGCGCCAGCTGTCCGGGATCACGTCGACCCAACTGGCGTCGACGGGCACATTCAGGACGTTGGCGGATATCGGCGTGTCCACCAATCGCGATGGCACGCTCAGCCTCGACACGGCCCGGCTGGCCGCGGCGATGGAATCCGATCCCGAAGGCGTCACCAATATGGTGAACCCCAAAGTATCGACCACCGGCAATCCCGGCCTGTCCACGCTGATGGACACCGTACGCGACAACATCGTGAAGGATGACGGTCCGCTCAAGACCGCGCAGGCGCGCTATGATTCGGAAGCCAAGAATTTCACCCAACAACTCGAAGATCTGGACGAACGGATGACCAATTATCAGGCGCATCTGACCACGATCTACGCAGCCATGGAGACGCGGCTGTCCGCGCTCAAGGCGACGCAAAGCTACCTCGAACAGCAGGTCGAGGTCTGGAACAACAGCAACAAATAA